The DNA segment GAGGAAGAAATTTGACAGCAGAAAGGATTTTCCCCAAAATTGATAGagtataaaaaattgaaaaatgtaaGCCCATGTTAAGAAAACAAAACCCATTTATTATTGGCGTTGGCCTAGCCCGTTAACCGTTGTTTGTCTGTCCGTCGGCACGTCTGGATCTGCAACCATATTTTTAAACACGCGTTACAAGCCGGACCGTTTTGCATTAGCATAGATTatagagagaagagagagagagagagcagtCCGACCGTTAACAATGGCATTGTTGGGAGGAGGGGCGTTGAATTTGATAGGCAAGagcggaggaggaggaggagtagGAGGGCAGAAGACTGTGCTGATAACTGGGGTAAGCAAAGGGCTCGGAAGAGCCCTAGCCCTAGAAATGGCCAAGAGAGGTCATACAGTCATTGGCTGCTCTCGATCTCAGGACAAGCTTGATTCGCTTCAAAACGATCTCGCCGCagctctttcttcttctccaatGTCGACCAACGCCAATGAAGCACCTGATAGGCATTTTCTAATGACCGTCGATGTGGTTAGTTAGTCTCCGGTTTTATACATTCTCCAACATCATTCCCTATAAGATTTATAGATTTATGCTTGCTAATGATACTAACTAACTGTACAAATATTGTTGAAAATACTTGGTACTGCTACTGTGACTATGCTGTAAATTCATTCAAAACTCTTATGACCTCAGAATAATTTTGCAGAGATCAAACAGCAGTGTTGAAGAGTTAACTCGTGTAGTGATGGAGAAGAAGGGTGTTCCTGATATCATAGGTGTTAGTTAATGTTGGTTTGAATTCAATGGAAGTAGTTTCCTTTTTTACATTGTCATCTTGTAATTGTAATTGAATTGAAAGGCatagtttgattttgattttggtttgcaGTAAATAACGCAGGCAGCATCAATAAAAACAACAGACTTTGGGAAGTCCCTGCAGAAGAGTTCGATAGTGTCATTGACACCAATGTAAAAGGAGTAGCAAATGTATTACGACACTTCATCCCTCTAATGATCAAAAATAAACAGGGAATTATTGTAAACATGTCATCAGGATGGGGAAGATCTGTAGCTGCACAGGTAGCACCATACTGTGCATCGAAATGGGCAGTAGAAGGTTTGAGTAGATCGGTAGCAAAGGAGGTGCCAACTGGAGTAGCAATTGTTGCGCTTAATCCTGGTGTTATAAACACCGACATGCTAGCATCATGCTTTGGCACTTCTGCTTCATCATATCAGGGACCTGATTCATGGTTATTGTTTTCATAATCATCatcatatcatcatcatcatgtgaATCAATCACTTTTGGTTATTCagtattattttgtttttatgtgATCAGGGCTCCAAAAGCAGCTACTATGATACTCAATCTTACTGTCGCTGACAATGGGGCATCCCTTACTGTATGAAGATTGGAGCATGCCCTGCCCTTAAGGTCAGGTCTCTCTTTTTCTATTTGGCCTTGACATTATGGATTTCATAGGACTTTTCATTCTTATTAAGCTTTATGAAGCTTTAAGAGCTTCctatttattcatattaatcGAGATTTATAATATCTTTGTAAATGGGTAGGTATGGTAGTGTATACTCATTGATCCTCCTGTTTGAAACCCGATTGTgtaatttgtttatgtttttgtatttgGACCAGTGCCATGTGTGTGGTGTCATCTTACAAATCAAACATATGGTAATAATAATGgtgttaaaaacatgtaaaTCTAATGGTTCTGTTTTCTTGTTCTGAAACAACAGAAAAAAACCCAGTTTTTATatgaaatatcaaacaagctcaattTATCTAAGCATATTGAATTCCTTAATTCTCATATTCTGTCCGATTTATTTGAGTAGTTGTTTGTTTTGTAACATGGGTTTATTAATACATACTTTTGTGATTTG comes from the Impatiens glandulifera unplaced genomic scaffold, dImpGla2.1, whole genome shotgun sequence genome and includes:
- the LOC124917568 gene encoding NADPH-dependent pterin aldehyde reductase, with protein sequence MALLGGGALNLIGKSGGGGGVGGQKTVLITGVSKGLGRALALEMAKRGHTVIGCSRSQDKLDSLQNDLAAALSSSPMSTNANEAPDRHFLMTVDVRSNSSVEELTRVVMEKKGVPDIIVNNAGSINKNNRLWEVPAEEFDSVIDTNVKGVANVLRHFIPLMIKNKQGIIVNMSSGWGRSVAAQVAPYCASKWAVEGLSRSVAKEVPTGVAIVALNPGVINTDMLASCFGTSASSYQGPDSWAPKAATMILNLTVADNGASLTV